Part of the Candidatus Neomarinimicrobiota bacterium genome is shown below.
GAATTTTTCTTAGATTCATTTAAGGATGAATTCCTTCTTTTTCGAGCGGCCTGATCGAGTTTACATTGTCTTTCATTCAGGCGCTGATTCATTTTACCCTCAAAGACTTCATATGATACACGGTAGATGGACTGGCAGCGGCAATATCTTCGTCGATCATTTTGCAGGTCAACCGGCGATAGCCTTCTTCGATCCGATCTTTGCAATAATTGACGATCGCTTGTTTTTCCCAGTCCAAAACCCAAAAATCACGGGGAATATGGCCATTATGCTGATTCTCCAGTCCATATCGCCTGGTCCAGTCGTAATATTTACTGGAGCTTATTCCAAGCTTTGTGATAAACCAAACCTGAGGCAATCCACTCTTTGTTTCCATGTTTTTTACGTATTTCACAACAGAATCCCGTATATCCGGTTCAACCCATCTCCCTCTCAAATCTCCCCATTGTACTTTTTTTTTAAACGGATGTTATCTGCCATGATCTCTGCAATCAGACTGTCTTTCTCTTTCAGCTTTTCTTCAAGCTGACTCACACGAACAGTCTGCCCCTGGGTTTGCTTCTGATGCTTCGTTCCAAAACGTTCGACTGCCCCCTCAAATAACTGCTTCTTCCATTTATGGAGTAAATTGGGATGGACACCGTACCGACGGGCCAGATTACTGATCGATACCCGGTTCTCCAAATGCTCTCGCAGAATCTATACTTTCTGGGTTGCTGAATAATGTTTCCTTTGATTCATCTTGGTCTCCTTCACTTATCCTTATTTCTAACTTAACCATTCTCCATTTCCAAGTGAATCAAAACACATTCTCAACCTTAACCTTAACCTCAACCTTAACCTCAACCTCAACCTCAACCTCAACCTTAACCTTAACCTTAACCTGTTCTCCCAACAACAAGTCCCTAATCCTCAGTTCCTAATTCACAAAGAATTCTTTTCACAGCTTCTTCAACAGACAAATGTGTCGTATCGATGCTGATTTCAGGATTTTCCGGGGGTTCGTAGGGATCATCGAGTCCGGTGAAATGGGAAATGTGTCCGGCTTTTGCTTTGGCGTACAATCCTTTGACATCGCGGCGGGCGCATTCTTCAAGAGGTGTTGAGATATAGATTTCAATAAAATTCCGGCACATCTTGCGGACGAGATTTCGCGTATCCCTGTAGGGGCTGACAAAGGTGCATACGACTGTCACGCCATGTTTTTCCAGGAGAGATGCCATAAAACCCATCCGTTTGATATGGAGATCTCTTTCTTCTTTTGTAAAACCGGTCTGAGGAAAAATCTCCCGGACCGAATCCCCGTCCAGATGTTCCACATCGAGTCCGGCCGCCTTCAACGCCGGGACAAGCTTTTCTGCAATCGTGCTTTTTCCGCTTCCGGAAAGACCGGTAAACCAAAGGACTGCTGAATTAATTTTTGACATAAAAATAAATTAATTATTAATTATGAGTTATGTTCGGAGTTTTTTACCCGCAGAGTGCTGAGAAGTGCAGCGCTCTTGATATTGGCGTGGCCGGGCATGGCTCCGCCTCAATCACTCCCATGGAGTGACGGGTATAAAGTGATAGAATATATACATTATTATGCCGTTCAGAAATTGAATTTTTGTACGATGTGATAAAAATCACATTGGGGCGGTAGTTGTCAGTCGGCAGTCGACAGTCGACAGTTGGCAGTTGTCAGTCGACAGTTGGCAGTCGGCAGTCGACAGTTGGC
Proteins encoded:
- the cysC gene encoding adenylyl-sulfate kinase translates to MSKINSAVLWFTGLSGSGKSTIAEKLVPALKAAGLDVEHLDGDSVREIFPQTGFTKEERDLHIKRMGFMASLLEKHGVTVVCTFVSPYRDTRNLVRKMCRNFIEIYISTPLEECARRDVKGLYAKAKAGHISHFTGLDDPYEPPENPEISIDTTHLSVEEAVKRILCELGTED